From one Synechocystis sp. PCC 6803 substr. PCC-P genomic stretch:
- a CDS encoding EAL domain-containing protein, giving the protein MTNLPEFRHIFVIEDQKARRIISLDEPTYSIGRESSNDIVIYDQVVSRHHATLIRIKPTSQNEGYSYRILDGDLEGNRSTNGLIINGQDSESHDLQHGDVILFGSQSKASYYIVSTSLEIAMFNPLEAMSLEDLSRQSLGEYTSKSTIINEQEQEASRLAPSSADLVRFSSFAELSPHPIVEIDFNGKIVYLNPPASIKFRDINDLGVSHPILEGLLNQAQNVRGNLLLREVKSGDECYEQYVHYLTENQIIRSYLIDITRRQQAEDSLAQHTFYDPMTGLPNHAFFEEQLAIALAKVQRDQSRLAILFLNFYNYERMINAFGLGCGEILLKTVAKRLSQWTEKRGLACRWQGKQFAILLKEPGDNQALTEMVKEMLAMLEESIDVAKQKIHLKGKVGIAVYPDGGTDGATLLKNSHTALEQIKEKHFDSFAFFNEKAASKANLFFRLENLLYEALDKHQFYLTYQPILQITTGEITGMEALLRWHHPEIGEISPVNLIPLAEKTDLIVPIGEWILRTACQQNRQWQGAGIPPLPVCINLCLNQFQNPHLIANIQSILEENQLEPHWLTIEVTESIIMDNIDYSRRAIEQLATIGVNLSLDDFGIGLGTLSCLQQFKIPAVKIHESFIKDLEQSPVNEAIITSIMTLGRKLGVRIISEGVETQQQLEVLQKLECQEIQGFWFSRPLKVDAATELLSQNKIKADPLA; this is encoded by the coding sequence ATGACTAACCTGCCTGAATTTCGACATATATTTGTGATCGAAGATCAAAAAGCCCGTCGTATTATTTCCTTGGACGAACCCACCTATTCCATTGGACGGGAATCCAGCAATGATATTGTCATTTACGACCAGGTAGTATCCCGCCACCACGCCACCCTAATTCGCATCAAACCCACCTCCCAAAATGAAGGTTATTCCTACCGGATTTTAGACGGGGATTTGGAGGGCAATCGCAGTACCAATGGTCTGATTATCAATGGACAGGATAGTGAATCCCACGACCTGCAACACGGGGATGTGATTTTATTTGGTAGTCAGTCCAAGGCTAGTTACTACATCGTTTCCACTTCCTTGGAAATTGCCATGTTCAACCCCCTGGAGGCCATGTCCTTAGAAGACTTGTCTCGCCAAAGTTTGGGGGAGTACACCAGTAAGTCCACCATTATAAATGAGCAGGAACAGGAAGCATCCCGTTTGGCCCCTAGTTCTGCTGATTTGGTGCGTTTTTCTTCCTTTGCTGAGCTTAGTCCCCATCCCATTGTGGAAATTGATTTCAATGGCAAAATTGTTTATCTGAATCCGCCGGCAAGTATTAAGTTTCGGGATATCAATGACCTAGGCGTCAGCCATCCTATTTTAGAAGGTCTGCTCAACCAAGCCCAAAATGTACGGGGCAATTTGCTTTTGCGGGAAGTGAAAAGTGGCGATGAATGCTATGAGCAATACGTCCATTATCTGACTGAAAATCAAATTATTCGTAGCTACTTAATTGACATTACCCGACGGCAACAGGCAGAAGATAGCTTGGCCCAACATACTTTCTACGACCCCATGACCGGGCTACCCAACCATGCTTTTTTTGAGGAGCAATTGGCGATCGCCTTGGCAAAGGTACAGCGAGATCAAAGTCGGCTGGCTATCCTGTTCCTCAATTTTTATAATTACGAGCGGATGATCAATGCCTTTGGACTAGGGTGTGGAGAAATATTGCTGAAAACCGTAGCCAAACGCCTGAGTCAGTGGACAGAAAAAAGGGGCTTGGCCTGCCGCTGGCAGGGAAAACAGTTTGCCATTTTGCTCAAGGAACCGGGGGACAATCAAGCCTTGACGGAAATGGTGAAGGAAATGCTGGCCATGCTGGAAGAGAGCATTGACGTGGCCAAACAAAAAATTCACCTCAAGGGTAAGGTGGGCATCGCCGTTTACCCCGATGGGGGTACTGATGGGGCTACCCTATTGAAAAATTCCCACACTGCTCTAGAACAAATTAAGGAAAAACATTTTGACTCCTTCGCTTTCTTTAACGAAAAGGCCGCCTCTAAAGCTAACCTGTTTTTCCGACTGGAAAACCTACTCTACGAGGCCCTGGACAAGCATCAGTTCTACCTAACCTACCAGCCCATCCTCCAGATAACTACAGGGGAAATTACTGGCATGGAGGCCCTGTTGCGTTGGCACCATCCCGAAATTGGCGAAATTTCTCCGGTTAATCTGATTCCCTTGGCAGAAAAAACTGATTTAATTGTACCCATCGGCGAATGGATTCTAAGGACGGCCTGCCAACAGAATCGGCAATGGCAAGGGGCCGGGATTCCCCCCTTACCTGTATGTATTAACCTCTGCCTCAACCAATTCCAAAATCCTCACTTGATTGCCAATATCCAAAGTATCCTAGAGGAGAATCAGTTGGAGCCCCACTGGTTGACCATTGAGGTGACTGAAAGCATCATTATGGACAACATTGATTATTCTCGCCGGGCCATCGAACAGTTGGCCACCATTGGTGTTAATCTTTCCCTCGATGACTTTGGTATTGGCCTAGGCACTCTGTCCTGCTTGCAACAGTTTAAGATTCCCGCCGTCAAGATCCACGAGTCCTTTATCAAAGATTTGGAGCAGAGTCCCGTCAACGAGGCGATCATTACCAGCATTATGACCCTGGGAAGAAAATTGGGTGTTCGCATCATCAGTGAAGGCGTAGAAACTCAACAGCAGTTGGAAGTACTACAAAAACTGGAATGCCAGGAAATACAAGGTTTTTGGTTTAGTAGGCCCCTCAAAGTTGATGCCGCGACGGAACTTTTGAGTCAAAATAAGATTAAGGCTGATCCTCTGGCATAA
- a CDS encoding EAL domain-containing protein, producing the protein MKQHILVLEDANQRRTIILDEQQYSIGRHSGTSIQIHSRQASRHHATLMRKTNSKTNEECFWIIDGDLEGNKSQNGVFVNGEKRLIHELKNGDLINFGCSINASYHVTGEGFGESSSQPVEILPQTSPYNEAVSAQIASSYNTREGVDLLAGSNDETFHEQSYLDTATDLPNQTLFLEYLNIALSNARRHHAQVGVLLCQINNWSDLKRKRGDAVANAFLQEAGQKLKSNLRNGDIVSRWDKDEFIFLVSKVQDTSSLLGIAQRLMKPVLAPVTAGGRPFQPEITYGVALYPVDGEQVNDLIGHIRENLQQLLPQPTNPGSGEADDHIETAVDVRIGAPQPVPGLSDSDQKRLAIVEKRLLRALEQHELELYYQPQINWRKKTIEAMEAFIRWQHPQKGLLPPGQFLPWSDQTEFMVPLTRWILETACQQNVLWQQQLQTPFLVSVNISEKQFYHPLLKNMVMEAIAMAKMETHYLELEIQESTVMKDFGLAQQIITNLHNYGVGFSLDDFGTDYMSLRCLQDLPFQKLKIDKSLTAQLLEQTDNVPNLTMMETLINLGKTFNLKVVAEGVEQEEQINILDSLNCFFMQGYCFSEPLNILAANSFLHKYIAGN; encoded by the coding sequence ATGAAGCAACACATACTAGTTCTAGAAGATGCCAATCAAAGAAGAACAATAATCTTAGACGAGCAACAGTATTCCATTGGTCGCCATTCTGGTACTAGCATCCAGATTCACTCCCGGCAGGCTTCCCGGCACCATGCCACCCTGATGCGGAAGACTAATAGTAAAACTAACGAAGAGTGTTTTTGGATTATTGATGGGGATCTAGAGGGCAATAAAAGTCAAAACGGCGTCTTTGTGAATGGGGAAAAACGCCTCATTCACGAGCTAAAAAATGGTGACCTGATTAATTTTGGCTGTAGCATCAATGCCAGTTACCACGTTACTGGAGAGGGGTTTGGGGAGTCTTCCTCCCAGCCAGTGGAAATATTGCCCCAGACTTCTCCCTATAATGAGGCGGTTTCCGCTCAGATTGCCTCCAGCTATAACACCAGGGAAGGGGTTGATTTGTTGGCTGGCTCCAATGATGAAACGTTTCACGAGCAATCCTATCTTGATACGGCAACGGATTTGCCCAATCAGACTCTGTTTTTGGAGTACTTAAATATTGCCCTTTCCAATGCCCGTCGTCACCATGCCCAGGTGGGGGTTTTACTCTGCCAGATTAATAATTGGTCTGATCTCAAGCGCAAACGGGGAGACGCGGTGGCCAATGCTTTCCTACAGGAAGCGGGGCAAAAACTGAAGTCAAATTTGCGCAATGGAGATATTGTTTCCCGTTGGGATAAAGATGAGTTTATTTTTCTGGTGTCCAAGGTACAGGATACTAGCAGCCTGTTGGGAATTGCTCAACGCTTGATGAAACCGGTTTTAGCTCCGGTGACGGCGGGGGGAAGACCGTTCCAGCCAGAGATTACCTACGGGGTGGCCCTCTATCCGGTGGATGGGGAGCAGGTGAATGACTTGATCGGTCACATTAGAGAAAATTTACAGCAGTTGTTACCCCAACCCACCAACCCGGGGTCAGGAGAGGCGGATGACCATATAGAAACAGCGGTGGATGTGCGCATCGGTGCCCCCCAGCCGGTGCCAGGACTTTCTGACTCTGATCAAAAGCGTTTGGCGATCGTAGAAAAGCGTTTACTACGGGCGTTGGAACAACATGAGTTGGAATTGTACTATCAGCCCCAGATTAATTGGCGTAAAAAAACTATTGAGGCCATGGAGGCGTTTATCCGTTGGCAACATCCCCAAAAGGGCCTACTGCCCCCGGGACAGTTTTTGCCGTGGAGCGACCAAACGGAATTTATGGTGCCCCTCACTCGGTGGATTTTAGAAACTGCCTGTCAACAAAATGTCCTGTGGCAACAGCAATTGCAAACTCCTTTTTTAGTTTCCGTTAATATTTCTGAAAAGCAGTTTTATCATCCTTTACTTAAAAATATGGTCATGGAGGCGATCGCCATGGCCAAGATGGAGACCCATTACTTGGAGTTAGAAATTCAAGAATCCACTGTGATGAAGGATTTTGGTCTGGCACAGCAAATTATCACCAACTTACATAACTACGGCGTGGGTTTTTCCCTAGATGATTTTGGCACCGACTATATGTCCCTCCGTTGTCTCCAGGATTTACCTTTTCAAAAGCTAAAAATTGACAAATCCCTAACGGCACAGTTACTAGAACAAACCGATAACGTTCCTAATTTAACCATGATGGAAACCCTGATCAATCTTGGTAAAACCTTCAACCTGAAGGTGGTGGCCGAGGGGGTCGAACAGGAGGAACAGATTAACATTTTAGATAGCCTCAATTGCTTTTTCATGCAGGGCTATTGCTTCAGTGAACCGTTAAATATTCTGGCCGCCAATAGCTTTTTGCACAAATACATTGCGGGTAATTAG